The following proteins are encoded in a genomic region of Aquifex aeolicus VF5:
- a CDS encoding HAD-IIIA family hydrolase translates to MALRDRVKKLKLLIMDIDGVLTDGKLYYTEHGETIKVFNVLDGIGIKLLQKMGITLAVISGRDSAPLITRLKELGVEEIYTGSYKKLEIYEKIKEKYSLKDEEIGFIGDDVVDIEVMKKVGFPVAVRNAVEEVRKVAVYITQRNGGEGALREVAELIHFLKND, encoded by the coding sequence CTCCTCATAATGGACATAGACGGCGTTCTTACCGACGGGAAACTCTACTACACGGAACACGGGGAAACGATTAAAGTTTTCAACGTCCTTGACGGGATAGGAATAAAGCTCCTCCAAAAGATGGGAATAACCCTCGCGGTAATAAGTGGCAGGGATTCGGCTCCTTTAATAACCCGTTTAAAGGAACTGGGAGTAGAAGAGATATACACGGGCAGTTATAAAAAGCTTGAGATTTACGAAAAGATAAAGGAAAAGTATTCCTTAAAAGACGAAGAAATAGGGTTTATAGGGGACGACGTTGTGGATATAGAGGTGATGAAAAAAGTAGGCTTTCCAGTTGCGGTGAGAAATGCGGTTGAAGAAGTGAGAAAGGTTGCGGTTTACATTACGCAAAGAAACGGAGGAGAGGGTGCATTAAGGGAAGTTGCAGAACTCATACACTTTCTGAAGAATGATTAG